The nucleotide sequence ATGTATAAGTTTTTTTCAATATCTTGTTATCAAACATAAGACTTATAGCTAATGAATCTAAGAAACTTTGATGATTAGCTATTATTATTTGTGGTTTATCTTTAATTTTATCTTTTCCATGTAATCCTAATCTAAAGTATATTTTAAATGCAACCCATAATATAGGTTTAAGTATAATACCTAAAATACCCTCTTCTAAATCTTTTTTAGGCGCATTTTTTACAATATTTTCCCATTGATTAGTTACATTTTCATTAAATACATTAGATGTTTGCGCAACATAATCTGAAAGTTTAGCTAAAGTAGAATTTTCTTTAAACTCTTTTTCTGCTATTATTACACCGAATGTACTTTGGATAAAGCTAATAAGTTCGACTTGATCAAGTGAATCTAACCCATATTCTATCTCAAGATTTTCATCTGCTGTTAAAAGTCTTCCTTTCATATTTTCTATGAATTTTTTAATTACTCTATATTCATTAGAACGAGGTATGTTATCTTCTTGTTCTACCTTTTTCTCAACCTTATCTTTTAAATATATATCTTTTAACATAAATCTTCTTGTTTTACCTATTCTTGTCTTAGGTAATTCTTCTTCTGTTATTCTATATTCCAATATTTTTTCATGATTATGTACTTTAGCATTATAGAATTCTACTAAGTCTTTAACATAGGCGTGTATATTAGAAATATTATGTAATTTAGCTTCTTCAGAATCTATAACTATTAAAGCAGTCAGTTTATCTTTATTTGCAAAAATACCTATTTCTTTTATTCCACCTTTAGTTTCTTCCATGAATTTGAATTCAAGTTTTTCTGGATCTATATTCTTACCATTAGATAACACTATCATAGCATTTTTTCTACCAATTATATTAATATATCCATCTTCATCTAATTCTACTAAATCCCCTGTTTTAAACCAACCATCTTCAGTTAATACTTCTGCTGTTTTATCTGGTTTGTTATAGTACCCTTTCATAACTATAGGACCTTTAACCCATAATTCTCCATCTACTATTTTTATTTCAATATTTTTAACAGGAAGTCCAACTGTTCCAGCTTTTTTAGCATTTTCGGGTGTTGATGCTGCTACTAATGGTGAAGTTTCTGTAAGTCCATATCCTTCTGAATATCTAAATCCTAAAGTATCAAAAAATTCTATAACTTCTTTTTCAGACTTAGCTCCTCCTGCAAGGAAATCTCTAATATGTCCTCCAAATTTTTGATGAACTTTCTTAAATACAATTTTTGAGAACCATGTTTTATTTACAGCTTTTGCAACTTTAAATGCAGTTCTTGTAACCCATTTAGAATCTAGAGTATCTTTAATACTCTTATAGAACATATAGTAAACACGTGGAACAAGAATAAGCATAGTTACTCTATTTTTTTCAAGTGCTGCTAATATATCTTTACTAGATAATTTCTCAACAAGTACCACAGAAAATTGATTACTGTGATGCATTAAGAAAAGGTTAGTTATCATTAAAGGTAATATATGGTGAAAAGGTAAAACAGCTAATAACTGTTCTTCTGGTATAGTACCTTTAACTGAGTGAATAGAATCCATTTGTGCAATAATATTATTATATGTTAACATTACACCTTTAGGTGATCCAGTAGTTCCTGATGTATAAATCATAACAGCTGTTTCTTCACCTTCAGGGTGTCTAAGTATTCTTTCATCTTTTTTTATTAAATCAAACTTTTCTTGACTAAATTCAAACTTATCTACATTAAATATAGCTACATCAAATTCTAATTCTGACACAGCCTTTTCTGCTACTTCTTTAGTGGTATTTGAAACATATATAGCTTTTGCTCCTGAATCTGTTAAGAAATATTTTAATTCATCTACAGAAGACAATGCATCTATTGCAATAGGTGTAAATTTTCTATCCCATAAACTATAAAATGCATAGAACCATTCCTTCCTATTTTCCATCATTATTATTCCAAAATCTTTATTTCCATCTTTGTTTATATTATATTCTGAATAATATTTAACATTATTTACTAGATCTTCATGACTTATTTGATTATTTTCAAAATCAACTATAGCCAATTTTTGAGATTTATTTAAAAACATAAAATAAACTCCTTTCAGATTTTATAGTAACCATATTTTACAACAATTTTAAAAAATATTCAATGATAGATAATTAATTATTTTATATTTGTCCAAATAAATATAAATATAGCTAAAACCGATAGTCTAATTTTACTATCGGTTAACAATATTGTTTTCATTAATTATTATTGGTAAAAATAATAACAGATATTTTTTTATTTAAGTCCTTTCTACCTTATTGCAAAGGTAAATGTTTCTTTGTTGTAAAATTGTTCAAATTCTTTATATAATTGTTTTAATTCTTCTATTTTTTTAGGATCATCTGAGGTATTTATTGTCTTATCCCACTCATTACCATTATCATTTTCTACTACATAAAGACTTAAAGCAGGATAATCTCCCATAAATAAAATATATTTATACCAATCAATATCTTCATATTTTATTGGTTTATTAAAAAACATTCGTTCTCTTTCGTTACGTAAGTACTCGTAATCAGGATTAGATTCTTCTGAAAATTTCATAATATAATCTTCAATGGTATATACATCTTTTGGATTAAGATAAAATTTGTTATTTGACTTATTAAAATCCAAACTTTCAAATATGTCCATATCTATTCTTATTTTCAAATCTAATTTCTCATCATAATTTTCTTGTAGAAAAATTTTAAATATTCTTTCTTTATTATCTTGAATATATTTATCTAATTTCTCAAAGTCATTCCCCTTTGATTTATCATATATAAGTTTATCTATTATATACTTTTTTTCTGCTCTATATAATAAACCAAAACTTATATCTTCAAAACTTCCATAATATACATCATATATCTTAAAATAATCTAATTTTGATTTATATTTTTTAACAAAAGCTATATCATAATTATCAAATCCATTAAGTTCATTAAAACGCCTTTTAACTCTTATATCTTTTTCATCTATTATTATATTCTTTTCATTTTTATACATTAATAATATTTCTTTTTTTATGGCTAGTCCATAAAACTCTCTTAAAATTAATAGAAATAGTATTAAAATTACAAATTTTTCTCTTTTTTTCATTGATTCTCCTTTGTATTAACCAAATATCATTCCACCATCCCTATAGCTTCCTATTAAAACTTCATTATAAAGTATATAAAT is from Pseudostreptobacillus hongkongensis and encodes:
- a CDS encoding AMP-binding protein — encoded protein: MFLNKSQKLAIVDFENNQISHEDLVNNVKYYSEYNINKDGNKDFGIIMMENRKEWFYAFYSLWDRKFTPIAIDALSSVDELKYFLTDSGAKAIYVSNTTKEVAEKAVSELEFDVAIFNVDKFEFSQEKFDLIKKDERILRHPEGEETAVMIYTSGTTGSPKGVMLTYNNIIAQMDSIHSVKGTIPEEQLLAVLPFHHILPLMITNLFLMHHSNQFSVVLVEKLSSKDILAALEKNRVTMLILVPRVYYMFYKSIKDTLDSKWVTRTAFKVAKAVNKTWFSKIVFKKVHQKFGGHIRDFLAGGAKSEKEVIEFFDTLGFRYSEGYGLTETSPLVAASTPENAKKAGTVGLPVKNIEIKIVDGELWVKGPIVMKGYYNKPDKTAEVLTEDGWFKTGDLVELDEDGYINIIGRKNAMIVLSNGKNIDPEKLEFKFMEETKGGIKEIGIFANKDKLTALIVIDSEEAKLHNISNIHAYVKDLVEFYNAKVHNHEKILEYRITEEELPKTRIGKTRRFMLKDIYLKDKVEKKVEQEDNIPRSNEYRVIKKFIENMKGRLLTADENLEIEYGLDSLDQVELISFIQSTFGVIIAEKEFKENSTLAKLSDYVAQTSNVFNENVTNQWENIVKNAPKKDLEEGILGIILKPILWVAFKIYFRLGLHGKDKIKDKPQIIIANHQSFLDSLAISLMFDNKILKKTYTLAIDWYFKNKFMEFVGKNTNVVLVDIDGDIKGSLETLSNILKQGKNVMIFPEGTRTKDGNISQFKKAFAILAKELNVDITCIKIDGAFDAFSRYMKFPRPKKVDVTYLGEIKPEGLTYEEIVKKAKEMYK